The sequence below is a genomic window from Ignavibacteriales bacterium.
TCTATACACGAGTGGATTATTGTGAGATAAATTTTAAACCACTTTCTGGTAACGGTGGCGCAAAATCAGATCGTGGCAGAACTTATATTAAGTTTGGACCTCCTGAAACAGTTGATCGATACACTGATAATAATGATAAAGTTCTTGAAAGCTGGACTTATAAAAAGAATCAACGAAAATTTGTTTTTGTTGATAAGGATGGAACAGGTAAATTTACTTTAGCGAACGGACAATGATTCGAGTTGTTTTTACTTGCGGTGATGTAAACGGTATCGGGCCTGAGATAGCATTAAAAGTATTCAATAAAATCTTAAAGAAAAAACAAACTAACCAAATTATTTTTATTTGCCCAAATAATGTTTTTGAACATTATTATCATCTTACAAAATCTTCATTCCAATTTCGCATTGTTCAGAATAATTTATATTCTAATACACATCTAAATTTAGTTCCTCTAAAAGATGCTAGATTAAAAATTGGTTATCCAACAAAAACTTCCGGAAATATTTCATTTCAATCAATATTAAAATCTTTGGATTTGATCAATAAAAATTATGCAGATGTTTTAGTTACATCTCCATTATCTAAGGAAGCATTTAAGCTTGCTAATATTGATTTTCCTGGACATACTGAGTTATTAGCTAATCACGAAAAAAATAAAAATAAATTTATGATGCTTTTTCTTTCAGAAAAAGTTAAAGCTGGTTTGTTAACAATTCATAAACCCATCTCAAAAGTGCCATATCTGATTACAATAGAAAAAGTTGTGAGAGCAATTGATTTATTAAATCAGACAGCAAAACAGGATCTTAAAATTACTAGTCCTAAAATAGCTGTGTTGGGATTAAATCCACACGCGGGTGAAAACGGATTAATTGGTGATGAAGAAATAAAAATCATCAAGCCTGCAATCAAATCGTTACAAAATAAAATAAATGTAGTTGGTCCTTTTGTTCCAGATGCATTTTGGGGAGATAAATCGTACTTGAAATACGACTTAATTTTAGGAATGTATCACGACCAAATATTAATTCCATTTAAGTTACTTAACTTTAATTGTGGTGTTAACTACACTGCCGGTTTAAAGTTAATTCGTACTTCGCCTGATCACGGAACTGCTTATGATATAGCCGGATTAAATAAAGCCTATGAATCAAGTATCCTGGAAGCTTATAAATATGCCATCAAGATATTTCAAAACAGGAATCAATTCTTTGCATCCTCAAATACAAACTGATCCATATCTGCATGTAGCAAAAATCTATCCTCATCTTATGAGCTTTGTAAGTTACAAATGGTGGGCAAAGTATATTTATTCGATCACAAAGAACTCAATTGTTAAAAATCCATTTGTACTTGAACTTTCTGCCGGTAATTGTGAGTTGGCTAAACACCTTTCTAAACTTTACAAGAATTATTTGGCTACCGATATTTCAAAAAATATGCTAACCAATTCAAATTATAATTTGAATAAAGTATGCTGTGATATGACCGCAATTCCCTTCAATAAAAAATTTGATTTAATTTTAAGTTCATTCGATAGTGTAAACTATTTATTAAGTAAAAAACGATTGCTCAAGTTCTTTAAAGAAGTTGAAAATCATCTTTCACCGGATGGAGTTTTAACTTTTGACGTTGCACTTGAAAGCAATAGTTACAAGCATCAAAAGACTGCTACAACAAAGGGAATCTCAAAAGGCATACATTATCTCAGACAAAGTATTTTTATGCCAGCAAGTAAAATCCATAAAAATATTTTTACTATTAAATATCCAAATGGGGAAAAATATTTTGAAATCCACAAGCAAAAAATTTATTCTTACGATACTTTTTTTGAGATGGCTGAAAAATCCGAATTATATGTTGTAAATTGCTATAAAGCTTTTTCATATCAGAAAGGAAGAGCTAAATCTGATCGTGTTCAGTTTATTATGAAAAGGAAATCTTAATGTTATCTGTTCAGAACATAAGTTTTAATTACGATAATCAAATTCTATTTGATAACGCAAATTTGGAACTAGGTGCTGGTGAGTTTGCTTTTCTTATCGGTAAGAGCGGTTCAGGCAAAACATCGCTTTTACAAATGATTTATATGAACTTACTTCCACAATCTGGAATTATTAATGTTGGTAATTTTAGTTCCAAAACAATCAAGAAAAGTGAACTGCCGCTTCTAAGACGTAAAATCGGAATTGTATTCCAGGACTTTAAATTACTTACTGATAGAAATGTTTTTGATAATCTTGCTTTTGTTTTAGAAGTTATAGCAACACCTAAAAAGGAGATCAAGAAAAAAGTAAATGCAGTATTAAATGAAGTTGGATTATCACTTAAAAGATTAAATAATCCGGAAAATCTTTCCGGTGGCGAAAAACAACGTGTTGCAATTGCAAGAGCAATATTAAATGATCCGCTGATTATTCTTGCCGATGAACCAACAGGTAATCTTGATCCTGAAACATCTGGTGAGATTTTAGATTTACTGCAAAAAATTAATAAACGTGGGACAGCAGTTTTGTTTGCAACTCACAATTATGATATGGTAAGAAAAGGGAATACCCGAATATTTAAAATTGAAGATAAAAAAATCCTTAAAGGATTTTTAAAACAAAAAGATCAGTGATACAGGTTTCTTTCTTTCAACGAATCAACAATTTTTTTATTAACATTCTCAATAGTATCAAATCCGTTTACTTCTATTACTCGATCTTTCTTTTCATAATATCCAAGCACCGGCATTGTTGATGAATTAAATATATCCAGCCTGTTTTTAATAACATCTTCTTTGTCATCATTTCTTAAGTAAAAACTGTTTTTAGCGCCGCAATTTGGGCATGCATCCAAACCTTCAATATCTTTGAGCTTAAATATATTGCCGCACTCTTTGCAGGCTCTTCTGTTATTTAACCGTTTAATAATTTCTTTTTCATCCGCGGTAATATGAACCAGAATTGAATTATTTATTCCAATCTGTGTAAACAATCTATCTAAAGCTTCAGCTTGAATTGTTGTCCGAGGAAATCCATCAAGAATAAAACCGTTTTTGCATTCATCAGAGGTAAGCTCTTCTTTAATCATTCCAATCATTAAATCATCCGGAACAAGTTCACCTTTTGCCATTATTTCACCGGCTTTTATACCAAGATCTGTCTGCTCTTTTACAGCTTTTCTTAAAATATCACCGGTTGAGATATGAGGAATCTTTAAATTGTTTGATATTATTTTTGCCTGGGTACCTTTGCCAACCCCTGGAGAGCCGAATAGAATTAAATGCATATAATCTTCATTTTTTTATTGCAAATTAGAAGTAATTCGATTCTTAAACAAGAAATTAAGAGTTCAATGAAATTATTTTTTTGACTCAAGTCGCTTTTTTGCAAAGAATGATTTTAACAGATCTTCACTCTCTTGTGCAAGAATACCTGAATAGACTTTTATTTTATGATTTGTTTTCGAATTCTCCGCTAAATTATGAAGACTCCCGCAAGCACCAAACTTAGAATCACTTGCCGCAAAATATAGATTCTCAATTCTTGATGATAAAAGTGCGCCTGTACACATTATACAAGGTTCAAGTGTTACATAAATTGAACACTCATTTAATCGCCAACTTTTTAGATGATTTGATGCTGAAGTTAATGCTATCATTTCTGCATGAGCAGTAGCATCATTAAGTTTTTCAATTTGATTGTAGCCGCGACCAATTATTTTGTTGTTGTGGACAGCAACTGCTCCAACGGGAACTTCATCTTCTTCAAAAGCCTGTTCAGCTTCCTGGAGAGCAGCATACATAAAGCGATATATATTTTCAGAGAAAAGCATAAACAAAAATGTACAATCAAGTCTAAATTCTTAATTGTACATTGTTAATTATAAATTGTTAATTGAAAAAGTACGCCCGGAAGGATTCGAACCCTCAACCCTTTGATCCGAAGTCAAATGCTCTATCCAGTTGAGCTACGGGCGCAAATACTAAACAAAATTTCTAAGACAAATATAATATTTTGTTTTTAAGAAAGCATAGAAAAATTTGATGACATTTTCGTGGGCTGTCACATTCGTGAGTATGTCCGAATACTTATGAATTATCATCCTGAATTTTATTCAGGTACTCAATTTCAAATGATACCGAAACAAGATGGGAACGACGTTTCTCGGACAGACTCCGTTTCGAGACAGCAAATGAATACAATCTTTTTTATTTAAAGTTTTAAAAATCTTTTAGACCTATTATAACATGAATTTATGAATTTGAATGTAAGAATAATTTCAAAGTTGTAATTTGCTAATCAACTACTCTTGTTAAGAGTCAAATATTATTTTACTTGACAATGCAATGTATTTATTGCTAATTGCAATATGAATTTAATTCTACTCCGAGAATGGTAGATTTCCAAAGTAAGACCCCTAATATCCGGATGGGGATGGCCTACCACGGAGAACACCCCAAATATTCTCCCGAAGCAGAAAATCTTCAAATATTCTTTTTCAATTTTCAGAGGGAGTACTGCAATGAACAAAACATACTTTATACTCGCATCCTTATTTTTTGTCTCCCAAATTTTCGCGCAGGATCAATTCACAGAAATGACCTCAATATCTTTAACAGGAGTTGCAACTAGCAGCGTAGCCTGGGGAGATTATGATAATGATGGTGATCTTGACATTTTGCTCACTGGAGATACAGGTAGTGAACCAGTATCCAAAATATACCGGAACAACGGGGATAACACATTCACAGAACAAACATCAATTGCATTACATGGCGTTGGATCTAGTTCAGTAGCCTGGGGAGATTATGATAATGATGGTGATCTTGACATATTGTTGACTGGATCGTCAAGCTCCGGTTATGTATCTAAAATATATCGCAATAACGGGGAAAACACATTCACAGAACAAACTGGAATATCTTTAACAGGAGTTCATAATGGTAGTGCCGCGTGGGGAGATTATGATAATGACGGTGATCTTGACATTTTGCTGACTGGAAATACTGTTGATTTGGAAGAATCTAAAATATACCGCAATAATGGAGATAACACATTCACAAAACAAACATCAATATTTCTGAGAGGAGTTTCTAATAGTAGCGTAGCGTGGGGAGATTATGATAATGATGGTAATCTTGACATATTGCTGACTGGTATTTCAAATAGCGTAAGTAAATTTACAAGTTTATATCGTAATAACGTAAATAACACATTCACAATAGTGCCAGCATATCTTTTTCCAGTTGGTAACAGTTCAGTAGCCTGGGGTGATTATGATAATGACGGAGATCTTGACATATTGATGACTGGAACTTCGATTGATAATGATCCAGAATCTAAAATATACAGCAATAACGGAGATAACACATTCACAGAGCAAGCTGGAATATCTTTAACAGGAGTTGCAACTAGCAGCGTAGCCTGGGGAGATTATGATAATGATGGCGATCTTGACATAATTTTAACTGGAAATACAGGGTGGGTTAATCAAACTTTACCGATATCTATAATTTATTGCAACAATGGAGATAACACTTTCACAGAACAAACTACAACTCTAACAGGAGTTCAGAATAGTTCAGTAGCATGGGGCGATTATGATAATGATGGCGATCTTGACATTTTACTGACTGGATTCTCAAGCTCTGGTCCAGTATCCAAAATATATCGTAACAATAATCTCACACTAAACACATTGCCTACTGCCCCAACTAACTTGTCATCAATAGCCACCTTAGACAGCGTTACTTTAAGCTGGGATAAAAGTACAGATAACGAAACACCGCAAAACGGTTTAAGATATAATTTAGTAATTGGCACATCACCTGAAGCAGTAAATACTCTCTCACCAATGTCAGATAGAAATACAGGATACAGACGTGTAATAAATCTTGGAAATACTAACCATAGAAATAGCTGGACTATAAAAAGATTAGAAGTAGGAACTTTTTACTGGAGTGTTCAAGCAATAGATAATAACTTTGCAGGTTCTAACTTTGCACCTACAAAAAGCTTTATATTTTGGGAACCATTCACCGAAATGACTTCAATACCTCTAGCAGGAGTATTTAGAAGCAGCGTAGCCTGGGGAGATTATGATAATGATGGTGATTTGGATATTTTGTTGACTGGAGATAAATTTAATGAATTTATATCCAAAATATACCGCAATAATGGAGATAACACATTCACAGAACAAACATCAATATCTTTACCATTAGTTTATTGGGGCAGTGTAGCCTGGGGAGATTATGATAATGATGGTGATCTTGACATTTTGTTGACTGGAAATAAGGGTGGTCCTTTAGTATCAAAAATATACCGCAATAATGGGGATAACACATTCACAGAGCAAGTTGGAATATCTTTAACAGGAGTTTATCAGAGCAGTATAGCCTGGGGAGATTATGATAATGATGGTGATCTAGACATATTATTAACTGGAATGACAGAGTCTCACAATCCAGTATCTAAAATATATCGCAATAACGGAGATAACTCTTTCACAGAGCAGGATGGAATTTCTTTAACAGGAGTTTTCTATAGTAGCGTAGCGTGGGGAGATTATGATAATGATGGTGATCTTGACATTTTGCTGACTGGAGGTTCAGGGTATGCTTATGTATCCAAAATATATCGCAATAACGGAGATAACACATTTTCAGAACAGACTGGAATATCTTTAATAGGAGTTTCTGATGGTAGTGCAGCCTGGGGAGATTATGATAATGATGGAGATCTAGACATATTATTAACTGGAATTCCAGAGTCTCACGTTCCAGTATCTAAAATATACCGCAACGACGGAACCAACTCATTCGTAGAACAAACATCAATATACCTAACAGGAGTTTCTGATGGCAGCTCGGCAGCCTGGGGAGATTATGACAATGATGGTGATCTCGACATTTTGTTGACTGGATCTTCAAGTGCAGATACCGTATTCCAAATATACCGCAATAATGGGGACAACACATTCTCAGAACAAACTGGAATATCTTTTACAGGAGTTTATGCCAGCAGTACAGCTTGGGGAGATTATGATAATGATGGTGATCTGGACATTTTGCTTACTGGAGATACTGGTGGTTTTGCTTCTATATCTAAAATATACCGCAACAATAATCTTACACAAAACACTTTACCCGCTGTCCCCTCAAACTTGTCAGCAGTAATTAACGGAGACGATGTTACTCTAAGTTGGGATAAAAGCACAGACAACGAAACGCCGCAGAATGGTTTAAGATATAATTTAGTAATTGGCACTGCACCAAATGCAGTTAATACATTATCACCAATGTCGGACAGATCAACAGGCTACAGGAGGGTGATAGAACTTGGCAATACAAATCACAACAATAGCTGGACGATTAAGGGACTGGATTCAGTACAAACTTATTACTGGAGTGTACAGGCATTAGACAACTGTTTTGCTGCCTCCGGATTTGCGCAGGAACACTCTTTAAATATTACATCAATTGAAGAAGAACAGTTCAATGGGTTACCAACAGAGTATAAGTTAAATCAAAATTATCCAAATCCATTTAATCCAATTACTGTAATTAGTTGGCAGTCACCGGTGAGCAGCTGGCAAACTATGAAAGTATACGATGTGTTAGGAAATGAAGTTGCAACCCTGGTTAATGAATATAAACCTGCAGGAAGATATGAAGTTTATTTTAATGGTTCTGGTTTAACAAGTGGAATTTATTTTTATAAAATTTCGTCTGGTAGTTTTGTTGAAACGAAGAAGATGATTTTGTTAAAATAATGTTATGAAGCACGAATCCTCTCAGGCTGCTTGTAAAGAATTTTCAGAATAGGAAAGGGTTCTAGCGTTAGATCTAAACTTTGGGTACGAGCAATCGTGCCCTTTTATTTTTACACCAAGTTTATAATGCTGTTATAAACTGTATCTTGATTGCCAATCAAAATAAGTCGATATTCGAAGCCAAAATTATAATATTAATCACAGTTAAGACAATGAAAGAAATCAGAGAAAAAATAAATTCTATTGATGATAAAATGCTTCAACTTCTAGCAGAAAGAAGAGAATTAAGTGTTGAGATCATCAAACTTAAAAATGAAGATAAATCTGCAATACGAGATCGTGACAGAGAAAAGCAATTATTAACAAGATTAATTGAAGCCGGAAGAAACTATGGTTTGGATACTCATTATGTTTCCAAAATATTTCAGGAAATTATAAGTGATTCCATCCGTATACAAAATAGATTTGTGCTTAATAGTTCAAACGAATCTGAAAAAGATGATTTAATTAAAGTTGCAATACAAGGAATTGAAGGCTCTTACAGTTACTTAACGTCCAAGCAGTTTTTCAGTGATTCAGGAAAAGATATTCACTTTAAAAAGTATAATACTTTTGATGAAGTAGTTGAATCTGTCGAAGATTCAAGTTCGGATTATGCCATTCTTCCAATTGAAAATACAACAAGCGGAAGTATAAATGACGTTTATGATGCATTGCAAAGCAGTAATCTTAATATAGTCGGTGAAGAAATTTTTCCTGTAAAACATTGTTTGCTCACAATTGAAGACGTTCCATTAAATAGTATTAAAAAGATTTTTACACACTATCAGGCTGCAAGGCAATGCAGTAAGTTTATAAAATCAATTCCTAATGCAGAAGTTGAGTTGCTACCTGATACCGCGAAATCAGTTGAATACATCAAAGAAAAAGGTGATAAAACTTTTGCTGCAATTGCAAGCAGGGAAGCAGCGGAAATATTTAATGTGGTAGTGCTTCGTGAAAATATTGCAAACCAGCAAGGCAATTTTACAAGATTTTTAATTTGTTCCCGATCTCCACTTACAGTTGATGAAAGAATTCCTGCAAAAACATCTTTAATACTTGCAACAGCACATAAGCCGGGTTCGCTTGTAGATGCACTTTCAGTTTTTCGCGATTATGAGATTAACATGACAAAACTTGAATCGCGTCCGATAATCGGAAATCCATGGGAAGAAATGTTCTATCTTGATTTTCAAGGAAACATTCAAAATCAAAAAGTAAAATCTTTATTAGATGAAGTTGGAAAACATACTCGCTACTTAAAAATTCTTGGCTGCTATCCTGCAAAAGATGTTGAAAAAACAAAGGTTGAAAGCATATCAATCAAGACTGAAGACGTTAAAGAAACATTTTCTCCGCCTGAGATAATCACAACAAAAAAATCTTCGTCAAAAATTTCCTATAAACTTGCAAGTAGAGATTATAAAAGCGACGATACTATAATTTCTGTTCGCGATGTAAAAATCGGGGGCGGTAAATTTGTAATTATTGCCGGACCATGTTCTGTTGAATCTTACAATCAAATACTTGATTGTGCAAAAGAAGTTAAGGATGGATTTGCACACATCTTGCGTGGTGGTTGTTTTAAACCGAGAACATCACCGTATGCTTTTCAGGGTTTGGGATTTGAGGCGTTGGATTATTTAAAATCAGCGGGTGATGATTATGATTTACCGATAATTACAGAAGTATTGTCTGTTGATCAAGTTGAAATGGTTGCCGAGAAATCTGATATATTACAAGTTGGCGCAAGAAACATGCAAAATTTTTCTTTATTATCTGAAGTCGGTAAATCTTTCAGACCCGTTATGTTAAAACGCGGATTGATGGCTTCAATTGATGAACTACTTAATGCTGCTGAATATATTCTTGCACGAGGAAACAGACAGGTAATTTTATGTGAACGCGGTATTAGAACCTTTGAAACTGCAACTCGCAATACTTTGGATTTAAGTGCGATACCAATTCTTAAAGAATTAACGCATCTTCCAGTAATTGTTGATCCATCACACGCAGTAGGTAAGCGTGATAAAGTTCTTCCAATGGCTAAGGCTGCCAAGGCTGTTGGTGCTGATGGAATTATGGTAGAAATTCATCCTGACCCTGATAAAGCTCTAAGTGATGGTGAACAATCAATGCGATTTGATCAATTCCGTTTAATGACACAAGAACTTGAGAAAATGAATTGATCATTAGCAGAATTGCCATTATAGGTTTAGGATTAATTGGCGGATCTTTTGCAAAAGCCATTAAGCATTCGGATGCAAGTATTTTTATCTCCGCATATGATAAACCTGATATTCTAAACATAGCATTGAATGAAAAAGTTATTGATGAGGGATTAAAAAGTATCAATGATTCTCTAAATTCTGATTTAATAATATTAGCTTTACCCATTGAACAAAGTTTAAAAGTCTTCAAAGAACTTTCTCCAAGATTAAAACCTAACCAAATAATTTCTGATCTTTGCAGCGTAAAAGGAATATTTGCAGATGAATGGAAATTGATTTCCAGTGCCGGCAGATATTTTGGTGCCCATCCAATGACAGGAAAAGAAAAGAGCGGTTATGACAATTCTGACCTATTGCTTTATGAAAACTCAGTCTTTATTATTTGTTCTGAAAATGAAAACGATGAAATATTAAATTCATACATTGATTTTATTAAACTTACGGGCGCAAGAATTGTTTTATTGGATGCTCATCTTCACGATAGAATAATTGCTAATGTTTCTCATCTACCACAATTACTTTCCGTTTTATTGATGAATCAGGCTGATAATACAATGGAAAATGTTAATCTACTTGATTTTGCTGCAGGCGGTTTTCGTGACATGACTCGAATAGCTTCGAGTGATTTTAAAATCTGGGAATCGATTATACAATACAACAAAGTTGATATTTTAAAATCCTTAAATTCCTTTCAAGATCAAATATTTATTTTGCAAAAATTAATTGAAGATGAAGATTATAAATCAATTGAAAATCAATTTGAAAGAGCTCGACTTGCAAGAAATGAAATTCCGATTAACACAAAGGGATTTATAGATCGGCTTTTTGAAATAACAGTTTTTGTAAAAGATGAACCTGGAATGATTAGTAAAATATCCACGATACTTTTTAAAAATAGCATCAACATTAAAGACATTGAGTTGCTAAAGATTCGTGAGGGTACAGGCGGTAACTTTAAATTTTATTTTGAATCGGAATCTGATGCTGATAAAGCAAAGTTACTTATTGTTAAGGCTGGATTCAATATTCAGTAGTACACCACTAAAAAAAACACTTAATAAAAAAAAGAAAATAACATATACTCACAATTAGAATTAAGAATCTTTATCAATATGAAAAAATATATTATAATTTTATTAGCAATCATTAATGTTCAATTTTATTCTCAGAGAAATCCTAGTGGAATAAATGGCGGAAATGTTTCGGGAACAGTTTTAGATTTTGAATCAAAACATACTATTGAATACGCAAACATTGTTTTGCTATCTGACAAGGATTCGTCTTTAATTACTGGAACGGTATCAGATATAAATGGGGTGTTCAGTTTATCAAAAATACAACAGGGGAAATATCTGCTTGAAGTAAGATTTATCGGGTACAAAAATGAAAATTATGATATTGAGATCACTCCAAATAACAAAATGATCAATCTTGGAGAAATATATATAAAACCGAATGCTTTAGAACTTAATGATGTTGTTGTGCAAGGCGATCGATCTCCCGTTTCATATCAAATAGATAAAAAAGTAATTGATGTTGATAAAATACAAACTGTAATATCGGGAAATGCGGCAGATGTTCTACAGAATGTTCCTTCTATTACTGTTGATATTGAGGGAAACGTAAACCTGCGAGGCAGTAGTAATTTTACAGTTTTGATTGACGGCCGACCTTCAATAATGAGTGCACAGGATGCACTACAGCAAATCCCGGCAAGTTCAATTCAGAATATTGAGATTATTACAAATCCATCAGCTAAATACGATCCTGAAGGTACAGCTGGAATTATCAATATCTTACTAAAGAAAAATGAAAATCAAGGATTAAGTGGTGTGATAAATGCGAATGCTGGATTAAAAG
It includes:
- the pdxA gene encoding 4-hydroxythreonine-4-phosphate dehydrogenase PdxA yields the protein MIRVVFTCGDVNGIGPEIALKVFNKILKKKQTNQIIFICPNNVFEHYYHLTKSSFQFRIVQNNLYSNTHLNLVPLKDARLKIGYPTKTSGNISFQSILKSLDLINKNYADVLVTSPLSKEAFKLANIDFPGHTELLANHEKNKNKFMMLFLSEKVKAGLLTIHKPISKVPYLITIEKVVRAIDLLNQTAKQDLKITSPKIAVLGLNPHAGENGLIGDEEIKIIKPAIKSLQNKINVVGPFVPDAFWGDKSYLKYDLILGMYHDQILIPFKLLNFNCGVNYTAGLKLIRTSPDHGTAYDIAGLNKAYESSILEAYKYAIKIFQNRNQFFASSNTN
- a CDS encoding class I SAM-dependent methyltransferase, whose translation is MHPQIQTDPYLHVAKIYPHLMSFVSYKWWAKYIYSITKNSIVKNPFVLELSAGNCELAKHLSKLYKNYLATDISKNMLTNSNYNLNKVCCDMTAIPFNKKFDLILSSFDSVNYLLSKKRLLKFFKEVENHLSPDGVLTFDVALESNSYKHQKTATTKGISKGIHYLRQSIFMPASKIHKNIFTIKYPNGEKYFEIHKQKIYSYDTFFEMAEKSELYVVNCYKAFSYQKGRAKSDRVQFIMKRKS
- a CDS encoding ATP-binding cassette domain-containing protein → MLSVQNISFNYDNQILFDNANLELGAGEFAFLIGKSGSGKTSLLQMIYMNLLPQSGIINVGNFSSKTIKKSELPLLRRKIGIVFQDFKLLTDRNVFDNLAFVLEVIATPKKEIKKKVNAVLNEVGLSLKRLNNPENLSGGEKQRVAIARAILNDPLIILADEPTGNLDPETSGEILDLLQKINKRGTAVLFATHNYDMVRKGNTRIFKIEDKKILKGFLKQKDQ
- a CDS encoding adenylate kinase, which gives rise to MHLILFGSPGVGKGTQAKIISNNLKIPHISTGDILRKAVKEQTDLGIKAGEIMAKGELVPDDLMIGMIKEELTSDECKNGFILDGFPRTTIQAEALDRLFTQIGINNSILVHITADEKEIIKRLNNRRACKECGNIFKLKDIEGLDACPNCGAKNSFYLRNDDKEDVIKNRLDIFNSSTMPVLGYYEKKDRVIEVNGFDTIENVNKKIVDSLKERNLYH
- a CDS encoding nucleoside deaminase, with the translated sequence MLFSENIYRFMYAALQEAEQAFEEDEVPVGAVAVHNNKIIGRGYNQIEKLNDATAHAEMIALTSASNHLKSWRLNECSIYVTLEPCIMCTGALLSSRIENLYFAASDSKFGACGSLHNLAENSKTNHKIKVYSGILAQESEDLLKSFFAKKRLESKK
- a CDS encoding T9SS type A sorting domain-containing protein is translated as MNKTYFILASLFFVSQIFAQDQFTEMTSISLTGVATSSVAWGDYDNDGDLDILLTGDTGSEPVSKIYRNNGDNTFTEQTSIALHGVGSSSVAWGDYDNDGDLDILLTGSSSSGYVSKIYRNNGENTFTEQTGISLTGVHNGSAAWGDYDNDGDLDILLTGNTVDLEESKIYRNNGDNTFTKQTSIFLRGVSNSSVAWGDYDNDGNLDILLTGISNSVSKFTSLYRNNVNNTFTIVPAYLFPVGNSSVAWGDYDNDGDLDILMTGTSIDNDPESKIYSNNGDNTFTEQAGISLTGVATSSVAWGDYDNDGDLDIILTGNTGWVNQTLPISIIYCNNGDNTFTEQTTTLTGVQNSSVAWGDYDNDGDLDILLTGFSSSGPVSKIYRNNNLTLNTLPTAPTNLSSIATLDSVTLSWDKSTDNETPQNGLRYNLVIGTSPEAVNTLSPMSDRNTGYRRVINLGNTNHRNSWTIKRLEVGTFYWSVQAIDNNFAGSNFAPTKSFIFWEPFTEMTSIPLAGVFRSSVAWGDYDNDGDLDILLTGDKFNEFISKIYRNNGDNTFTEQTSISLPLVYWGSVAWGDYDNDGDLDILLTGNKGGPLVSKIYRNNGDNTFTEQVGISLTGVYQSSIAWGDYDNDGDLDILLTGMTESHNPVSKIYRNNGDNSFTEQDGISLTGVFYSSVAWGDYDNDGDLDILLTGGSGYAYVSKIYRNNGDNTFSEQTGISLIGVSDGSAAWGDYDNDGDLDILLTGIPESHVPVSKIYRNDGTNSFVEQTSIYLTGVSDGSSAAWGDYDNDGDLDILLTGSSSADTVFQIYRNNGDNTFSEQTGISFTGVYASSTAWGDYDNDGDLDILLTGDTGGFASISKIYRNNNLTQNTLPAVPSNLSAVINGDDVTLSWDKSTDNETPQNGLRYNLVIGTAPNAVNTLSPMSDRSTGYRRVIELGNTNHNNSWTIKGLDSVQTYYWSVQALDNCFAASGFAQEHSLNITSIEEEQFNGLPTEYKLNQNYPNPFNPITVISWQSPVSSWQTMKVYDVLGNEVATLVNEYKPAGRYEVYFNGSGLTSGIYFYKISSGSFVETKKMILLK
- a CDS encoding bifunctional 3-deoxy-7-phosphoheptulonate synthase/chorismate mutase yields the protein MKEIREKINSIDDKMLQLLAERRELSVEIIKLKNEDKSAIRDRDREKQLLTRLIEAGRNYGLDTHYVSKIFQEIISDSIRIQNRFVLNSSNESEKDDLIKVAIQGIEGSYSYLTSKQFFSDSGKDIHFKKYNTFDEVVESVEDSSSDYAILPIENTTSGSINDVYDALQSSNLNIVGEEIFPVKHCLLTIEDVPLNSIKKIFTHYQAARQCSKFIKSIPNAEVELLPDTAKSVEYIKEKGDKTFAAIASREAAEIFNVVVLRENIANQQGNFTRFLICSRSPLTVDERIPAKTSLILATAHKPGSLVDALSVFRDYEINMTKLESRPIIGNPWEEMFYLDFQGNIQNQKVKSLLDEVGKHTRYLKILGCYPAKDVEKTKVESISIKTEDVKETFSPPEIITTKKSSSKISYKLASRDYKSDDTIISVRDVKIGGGKFVIIAGPCSVESYNQILDCAKEVKDGFAHILRGGCFKPRTSPYAFQGLGFEALDYLKSAGDDYDLPIITEVLSVDQVEMVAEKSDILQVGARNMQNFSLLSEVGKSFRPVMLKRGLMASIDELLNAAEYILARGNRQVILCERGIRTFETATRNTLDLSAIPILKELTHLPVIVDPSHAVGKRDKVLPMAKAAKAVGADGIMVEIHPDPDKALSDGEQSMRFDQFRLMTQELEKMN
- a CDS encoding prephenate dehydrogenase/arogenate dehydrogenase family protein, with translation MIISRIAIIGLGLIGGSFAKAIKHSDASIFISAYDKPDILNIALNEKVIDEGLKSINDSLNSDLIILALPIEQSLKVFKELSPRLKPNQIISDLCSVKGIFADEWKLISSAGRYFGAHPMTGKEKSGYDNSDLLLYENSVFIICSENENDEILNSYIDFIKLTGARIVLLDAHLHDRIIANVSHLPQLLSVLLMNQADNTMENVNLLDFAAGGFRDMTRIASSDFKIWESIIQYNKVDILKSLNSFQDQIFILQKLIEDEDYKSIENQFERARLARNEIPINTKGFIDRLFEITVFVKDEPGMISKISTILFKNSINIKDIELLKIREGTGGNFKFYFESESDADKAKLLIVKAGFNIQ